AGGTAGGGAGCGATGGAGGGAGCAATAGGGGTGCTGACTCCCAGCAGATGTCGCACTGCCTGCCAGTGACACTCTGATTCCCTCTcctcacacacaaaacacactcacCTCCTCTGTCCTGTCGCCCTTTCACCTCTCATCGCCCTCCACACTCCAGCTACCCCTCcccgttctctctctctctctctgtctgtctctctgtctctgctgtttATGCTGCGTTAATGTATGCGTCACTCCATGTCTCTGCCAAGCTGAAAAGtcattaattaaataataattgcAATTGgttgagaaagaaaagttgcACTTTTCAAGCGGTAAGATGTCTTGCTCCAGTGACCTGGTTGACAACACTATTTAGAAGCACAATTAAGTGAGATAAGATACAGACAGTGATATAATACATATGCTGATGGTAATTTCAAGAAATCTTGCAAAAAGGGCGTAAACTACGCACAGTATTCTCATGTTTACAAATCCAGCCAGTTGCCAGCTGTTGTGCTTTCTGTGATCCTTACACGTGATGTTAATTTCACAAAGAAAACCTCTGAATAATATCTGAATAATATTCCTCCTCTCTTCAGACTCCATATCATGTGAACCTGTTGCTGGCGGGCTACGATGAAACAGACGGGCCCGGTCTCTACTACATGGACTACCTGTCGTCCCTGGCCAAAGCCCCCTTCGCTGCCCACGGCTACGGAGCCTACCTCACTCTCTCCATTCTTGACCGGCACTACAGACCAGGTCAGTGCAGAGAAATGCCTCatgcatgtttgtttttctgtttattgTTCCTGCGAGACTGAATAGacgagagagaaataaagaataTGATGCAAGTCTGTAGAGCGTTCAAAGGGTTCTAGAGTTGATTCACACTTTTGTCACAGTACAGGCTCATGTCACTGTAAGGGGGCTTGTTAAATTAAATGATTTCACCTAATGGCAAATGACTTGTGTAGGAACAAGACAACAATGTATGTTAATCCCATGGCGGTTTGTAGTACAAATATCCCTGATAAATCTGACAAACTGGCATCAAATGTTTTTAGCAATTAATTAACTTGTCTTGTTATTCTTCCTCACATGGCATGCTCTCCCTTTTCTCCCCAATACCACACTGCAACATCCACTTAATTTCTGTGTTAAGCAGTCTTTCCTCGTTTTAATCTAATTTATGTCTTCATCATTCCTATTTTCTCCCATTTCAGCATTCtcattttcttctgtttttttttttgtttttgttctagATCTGACCCGAGATGAGGCAGTGGATCTACTGAAGAAGTGTGTTGAGGAAGTGAGTTCAAGAAGTTTtactcattttgttttttacaattaTGAATAAGAATAATAAGCATcttgtttaattatttatttttttgctcagCAGTGTTCTCTCAGGAACTTAGACAATTCACTCTAATTTGGCTCACATGGATTTACTCTTATTACTGGGAATTCACATTAAAAGCAAGCATCCATTCGATCGACACTGACCTTCGTTCGGCTGCAAAGAGCCGAGACGACAGCTGCCGGCCAAACTGTCTTCACCATGCTAAAATGtactaaacaaaaaaagttttcacGTAGGCTGCCCGGGAAGAATTCAGAATtgttttatttgattcacagatTTGTATGGGAATCTGTAGGAATGTCTTTTTACAGAGAAACCGGCGAGCTCATAGCCACACTGCGAGCCTTGATCAATCGTTACAGATACCGTTAATAAGttcacaacatacagtataaacagaGGGAGATTtgtgtcatatttttttttaacaggtgTTTGTGGAGATTATGCTTCACTAAGCACGCCAGAGGAAAACAAATAGATTTGCAGGGGGTCCTGTCCTCTCGGAGTCATTGTGGATTGATGCATTGAATAAAATTGTATTTGTTTCGAGAGTCGGGCAAGTGACATGCGTCAAAAACACTTTCCATGTGGCTCAGCCTTTAGCCTTAATAGTCAGTATTGCACTTTTGTAATCCCTCCGCATCTCCTTTCATTTTCTGCTTTACTTGTTTCTACATCCATTCTGCTTATTTGTGCCTTTATCTTAATATTTTTTGTCTTATTCTCCCTCCTCCAGCTGAACAAGCGCTTCATCATGAACCTTCCCTCCTTTACTGTCCGTTTGATTGACAAGGAGGGCATCCATGACCTGGAGAAGATCACCTCCGGCGCCAAGTGACCGCTCACTGCTTAACTACCAACCCTTACGCCCTTgtttctttcctctttttttttttttttttaccgctgACCTCCTTGCTCTTTCTGTTCCAATAAAAAGTGACACACAGTTGAGATACAA
The Sander lucioperca isolate FBNREF2018 chromosome 14, SLUC_FBN_1.2, whole genome shotgun sequence genome window above contains:
- the psmb2 gene encoding proteasome subunit beta type-2; protein product: MEYLIGIQGPDFVLVAADNVAASSIIQMKHDYDKMFKLSEKILLLCVGEAGDTAQFAEYIQKNVQLYKMRNGYELSPSAAANFTRKNLADYLRSRTPYHVNLLLAGYDETDGPGLYYMDYLSSLAKAPFAAHGYGAYLTLSILDRHYRPDLTRDEAVDLLKKCVEELNKRFIMNLPSFTVRLIDKEGIHDLEKITSGAK